The Coregonus clupeaformis isolate EN_2021a chromosome 18, ASM2061545v1, whole genome shotgun sequence genome has a segment encoding these proteins:
- the LOC123493077 gene encoding beta-1,4-galactosyltransferase galt-1-like, translating into MDIAYSMLKLKFGLLIFFAVVYLYWTWSIYIKSNTNKYPGKTHWQILISEKTITQIKDTKHLMVSAYKDHRVHGAIRIISIIRRDDLQPLHCFFCGGHGCFPASVTQVEMHSDHFGFPFVTTDLLCQSPSMYNVTHVTISIHSDINATQNQHFLSIQNKELREKIFPYNFTVCISNLFGGYNNVLQFVQTMEMYKLLGVQRVVIYNTSCGQDLEPVLVHYREEGILEIVEWPIDQFLNPSKGWRFEEHKGDLHYYGQLTTLNECIYRYMYQSKYVLLHDIDEIVMPYQHANLHLLLGDLQHQHPRVGVFLIENHIFPKNHYEDSGKFKLPQWREIPGINILEHIYREPSRKAVYNPTKLIVNPRHVVQTSVHSVLKTLGETFWVPPDVCRLIHVRVPLQGSLTKDQLLVDKKLWEFEKDLVQNVDNTLIKSGLLL; encoded by the coding sequence ATGGACATAGCCTACAGTATGCTGAAATTGAAGTTTGGTCTTCTAATATTCTTTGCTGTGGTATATTTATATTGGACATGGTCcatatatatcaaatcaaatacaaacaAATACCCTGGAAAAACACATTGGCAAATTCTCATAAGTGAGAAAACAATAACTCAGATAAAAGACACAAAGCATTTAATGGTGTCTGCCTACAAAGACCACAGAGTGCATGGAGCAATCCGCATCATTAGTATAATCAGAAGAGATGATCTCCAGCCACTTCATTGTTTTTTCTGTGGTGGACATGGCTGCTTTCCTGCCTCAGTGACACAGGTAGAGATGCACAGCGACCATTTTGGATTCCCCTTTGTGACCACAGATTTGCTGTGCCAGAGTCCATCTATGTATAATGTGACACATGTCACTATATCAATACATTCAGATATCAATGCCACCCAAAACCAGCACTTCCTGTCCATACAAAACAAAGAGCTGAGAGAGAAGATATTTCCATACAACTTTACAGTGTGCATCTCCAACCTTTTCGGGGGCTACAACAATGTCCTGCAGTTTGTCCAAACTATGGAGATGTACAAACTCCTTGGGGTGCAGAGAGTGGTGATCTATAACACCAGCTGTGGTCAGGACTTGGAACCAGTGTTAGTTCACTACAGGGAAGAGGGCATACTGGAGATAGTAGAATGGCCGATTGACCAGTTCCTCAACCCATCCAAAGGCTGGAGGTTTGAGGAGCACAAAGGAGATCTCCACTACTATGGGCAGCTGACCACTCTGAATGAATGCATCTATAGATACATGTACCAGTCGAAGTATGTACTTCTTCATGACATTGATGAGATCGTCATGCCTTACCAACATGCCAATTTGCATCTACTGCTGGGGGACCTTCAACACCAGCACCCCAGAGTAGGAGTCTTCCTCATCGAGAACCACATATTCCCCAAAAACCATTACGAAGACAGTGGCAAGTTCAAACTGCCACAATGGAGGGAAATTCCAGGGATCAATATCCTGGAGCATATTTACAGAGAACCCTCGAGAAAAGCTGTTTACAACCCAACCAAACTGATTGTCAACCCTAGACATGTGGTACAGACATCTGTTCACTCTGTACTGAAGACTTTAGGGGAGACCTTCTGGGTACCTCCTGATGTGTGTCGGCTAATACACGTCAGAGTTCCCCTGCAAGGGAGCCTGACTAAAGATCAGCTGCTTGTGGACAAAAAGCTGTGGGAATTTGAAAAGGATCTGGTTCAAAATGTTGACAACACTTTAATAAAATCTGGACTGTTGCTTTGA